Part of the Longimicrobium sp. genome, CAGAGACGTCCACCAGGCGACCCGCAGTCGTCCGCGCACTGCTCTGGTTTGCCGCCGCCACTGCAGCAGGTTTGATCGGGCTGTTGCTCCAGGCCCTCCTTGGGTGACCGGTTCCGTCCGTGATCGTGCCAGGGTCCTGCATGGTGCCTCGGGACAGATGATGATCAGTGCACGCTCTCGTCTCGCGCATCGGGGCGCCGCGCCGCGGTGAAGCGGAACGCCTGGCCACGGTCGAGCGCTGACCCGCGTTGACCACGCGTGGCCATCAGTATACACTGTCCGCATTCCCTGCTTTTCCTCCTCCCTCCGCCGCCGAGCCGCCCGCGGCGGTACCGACCTTTACACCGGAGCGAACGTGCGGAAGTGGATCAGGGGCCACAGCCTGAGCATCGCCGCGATCGCGCTGTTCGTGGCGGCCTTCGTGGGCCAGGTGCTGACGGGGCGCGCCGAGTACAACCAGGACCAGCAGGCGCACGGGGAAGAGCCGGTTCCGCTGGTGCAGTACCTGGCGACAGGCCACTTCGGCGAGGCGACGCTGGAGAACTGGGAATCCGAGTTCCTGCAGATGGCCGTCTTCGTCTTTCTGACCGCGTTTCTCGTTCAGCGCGGATCGGCGGAGAGCAAGAAGCCGAAGGACGAGCCCGGGGCGGGCGAGGAGCCGAGCGACGAAGATCCCGCGAAGCACCGCAACGATCCGCGCGCCCCCTGGCCCGTCCGCCGCGGGGGCATCGCCCTGGCGCTGTACCGGAACTCGCTGTCCATCGTGCTGTTCCTGCTCTTCCTGGCTTCGTTCTGGGGCCACGCCATGACCGGGGCGGTGGAGTACAGTGCAGAGCAGCTGGCGCACGGCGACGCGGCCGTGGGCACCCTGGGCTATCTTGCCACCTCGCGCTTCTGGTTCGAGAGCTTCCAGAACTGGCAGAGCGAGTTCCTGTCGGTGTTCGCCATCGCCGTCCTTTCCATCTGGCTCCGGCAGCAGCACTCGCCCGAGAGCAAGCCGGTCCACGCGCCGTACGAGCAGACGGGCGAGGAGTAACGGGGCGCCCGCGCCGTGCCGCGCAGGCGCCCGGGCGTGGCGATCCGCCGCGGGCGCTCGTTGACCTTTGGGGGGCAGGACCCTAGACTTCGCGACCCGCGTCCGCCGTTCGTTCCTCCCCTTCTAGCTTTCCCGCGTGTCCATTCCCAAGTCCTTGCTGGCGCTCGCCGCCGGCCTGGCGCTCTGGTCCGCTCCCGCCGCTACGCAGGGCCGCTGGATCCCGGCGTATGCCCCCGCGCAGGATCCGCTCACCGCCGCACTCGGCGCGTCGCTGCAGCAGTGGGGGATGCTGGAATCGATGGTGGAGCCGTTGAACGACATGCAGCTGCCACGCGACATCACCGTCGAACTGGCGGAGTGCGGCACCCCCAGTGCCACGTACGATTCTGGCCGGGCCGCCATCCGGCTCTGTTACGAGTTGTTCAAACAGCTCACGGAGTACGCCTCGGCGCGCGACGACAGTTCCGCCGCGCTGTTCGGGCGGGCGTTCAACCTCATCTTCCAGCACCAGGCGGGGCACGCGCTGATCCACCTCCTGAAGCTGCAGCCCGGGGTGCCGCTGGAGGAGGCCGCCGACCAGTTTGCCGTCATCAACACCACGGGTTCCGGCGATCCGGCGCGGTGGATGGAGGCCGCCGCCGCGCTTCACCGGCACGCGGTGGACTGGGAGCGCCCCGGTTCCGGAGAAACCGCGCTCGACAGCAGCCGGCTCGCGAAGCTGGCCTGCCTTTACTTCGGCAGCGACCCGGACGCGTTCGGTGCACCCGCGGGCGAAGCCCGGCCCAGCCCGGCCGATGCGGCGGATTGCGAGGACGAATACGACGCCGTGTTGACCGCCTGGGTCACCATGCTCGAGCCGTACCTACGCAACTGAAATCCGGCCGCCCGACACCTCGTTCCCCTCGAACAGTCCGGTTCGTCCATGCCACTGCGCTTCCTGGCCACCGCCGCCATCCTCGCCCTCTCCTCCGTTCCCGCCGCCGCGCAGGGGCGCTGGCTCGCGTCGTATCCCGAGGTGCAGGGCCCCGTGCACGCGGAGATGCGGACGGCGCTGCAGCAGGGCACCATGCTGGAGTCCATGGTAGATCCCCTCAACGAGGCGTTCCTCGTGCCGCGCGACATCACCGTGGAGATGGCGGAGTGCGGCGGCCCGGCCGCCACCTACGATGCCAGCCGCGCGACGGTCCGAGTCTGCTATGAGTTGCTCCTGGAGTTCGCCGACCAGGCGGAAAGCGGCGACATGGACAACGAGACGTTCGAGCAGGCCTTTGCGTTCATCCTGCTGCACCAGGTGGGGCACGCGGTGATCGACGTGCTGAAGCTGAACGTGGGAGTGCCGGAGGAAGAGGCCGCCGACCAGTTCGTCGCCGTGATGGCGGGCCTGGCTCCCGGCGAGCTGCAGGGATTGCTGCAGGGAGCCGCGGCGCTCCACGAGCAGGAGTTCGATTGGGAGTCGCCGGACTCGGGACAGACCACCCTCGGCGACAGGCGCCTGACCACGCTGACGTGCCTTCTGTACGGCGGCGACCCCGAGGCGCACCGGTACCTCGTGGAAGGGGGCCATCTCACCACCGCTCGCGCGGACAGCTGCCTCGACGCGCACGAAGACTTGCAGGAGGCCTGGGCCACCCTGCTCGAAGGCCACCTCGTCGAGGGCTGATCCCCTGTCCCGGCGCACAGCCGTACAGAGCCCCGGCGCGGTCCTCCGCGCCGGGGCTCGCGTCGTCCCCGATCGTTTGGGCCGGAATCGATCTACAAGTTGGCGGATTCGGTCATCTTGCGCGAAGTGCGCTCCCGGCACTTTGTTGTACGCTCTCCGCCGGCATTCGGCACCCCGCACGGCCCCTCGCCATGGACATCGAGCAGACC contains:
- a CDS encoding DUF6766 family protein; the protein is MRKWIRGHSLSIAAIALFVAAFVGQVLTGRAEYNQDQQAHGEEPVPLVQYLATGHFGEATLENWESEFLQMAVFVFLTAFLVQRGSAESKKPKDEPGAGEEPSDEDPAKHRNDPRAPWPVRRGGIALALYRNSLSIVLFLLFLASFWGHAMTGAVEYSAEQLAHGDAAVGTLGYLATSRFWFESFQNWQSEFLSVFAIAVLSIWLRQQHSPESKPVHAPYEQTGEE
- a CDS encoding DUF4344 domain-containing metallopeptidase, encoding MLALAAGLALWSAPAATQGRWIPAYAPAQDPLTAALGASLQQWGMLESMVEPLNDMQLPRDITVELAECGTPSATYDSGRAAIRLCYELFKQLTEYASARDDSSAALFGRAFNLIFQHQAGHALIHLLKLQPGVPLEEAADQFAVINTTGSGDPARWMEAAAALHRHAVDWERPGSGETALDSSRLAKLACLYFGSDPDAFGAPAGEARPSPADAADCEDEYDAVLTAWVTMLEPYLRN
- a CDS encoding DUF4344 domain-containing metallopeptidase; this translates as MPLRFLATAAILALSSVPAAAQGRWLASYPEVQGPVHAEMRTALQQGTMLESMVDPLNEAFLVPRDITVEMAECGGPAATYDASRATVRVCYELLLEFADQAESGDMDNETFEQAFAFILLHQVGHAVIDVLKLNVGVPEEEAADQFVAVMAGLAPGELQGLLQGAAALHEQEFDWESPDSGQTTLGDRRLTTLTCLLYGGDPEAHRYLVEGGHLTTARADSCLDAHEDLQEAWATLLEGHLVEG